TTTGAGCAATCCTATAAAATTGAACAATCCTATAAAAATTATTTGCATAATTTAAGTAAAATTGATTACTGTGAATCCATGGAATCAAGTGATCTAAATATACTTTACCTTTTCCATAAAGTACTATTCCCCAATTGCAGCATCCAGATTCAATCATATAATAATAAATCAAGTAACATCAAAGTTGGGGATCGGATACTTGCATTTCCGGTAAGGAATATAATTGATATTATCTTTTATAAGAACAGAATCGCAACCATTGCCAAGGTCTCAGAGGTTAAGAACATTGATGAAAACTATACTAATATACAATTGAAGGGGATCTCTCGAGTACGACTAAAAAAAGTACATAAACTCAAATCCGGCTACTATGAAAGAATTGAAAAGGGAAGGGGGAATTCAAAAAGTTTAAGGATACTAATCGAGGATATTCGAAAGAAGAGTCAAGAGTTAATCTTCTTGATAAATATTAATGAATCAGATAAGCTTATTTATTTACTAAACTTTCTTACAGATATTTCTCAATTGACCGATTTTATCTCAAATTATTTTGTATTGAAATTTCCAAACAGATTTGATATATATAATGAACTTGACAGTTACAAGAGGGCGTTGAAATTGATCCCCCTTCTAACCGACTTGATAAACAATCTTAAGGATAAAGAAAAAAGTATTGAATATGAAAAAAAGCCTTCTCAATAACGATGTTTTCTATACTATCGTCTGGACACGCATATATCAATACGACAAATATAGGATTGGAGGAATCCCAGAATTACCTGGAATAATTTGTCTTCTTCAGAAAATTCCCAATGGCTCCCCTAAATATTTAATCTTCTATAGCTGTTGGAGAGACGGACTGAGGAATGGCATTAAAAATTTTTTAAATCCCTCTCTTACCAGGTTCCCGGAAATAATCAAGAATATAGATGAGAAGACTCTTTTATACAAATATACAATAATTGATAGCAAATCTCAGGATTTGAAGGATGTCATGTTCTGGTTAATAAAGGAATATCAACCAGTTTTCAATAGCCTAGTGGATTTTGAGGACTCCAAGAGATACAAGAATATCTATCTTAAAGAAATGATTATTATGGATACTGAACACTAAAGGCGATGTCCAAAGGATTCATCCGAGACCTATTTCGATATTAGTGATGGTACTTGCGCTAGAAAATCCGATCTAATAGTAATAAATTCAATATCAATAGAATCTCAAGCGTTGTCAATACGAGGATATATAAACATCTCAACGGCGTGATTGTCTATCCTGAATCCCAATCTTCGAAAGTGAGATATCATTTAAAGTATAGATATGCATTACGTTCTGGTTTAATGCAATAAATTCGAGAATATATTTGAATCTACAAGCCGCGTCTAAAGGTGAAGAGAACTGTACATCTGCTTCAAGATCGAATTGCTGTATATTCTTAACATTTTGGCTTCTTTTCATGCGATCGGTCTCAAATATATCTTTCTTAAAGAGTTGAAATGTATTATAAATCTCTTTTATTATACCATCTGATTTTATTAAATTGGCTAAATATAAATTTGTATCTGAGTTGTTAACATTTTTTGTAAAGCATTTCAAAATCTTCGTAACTATATCAGGATAAAGGTGATAATTTATCAATTGAATTAACTTCCCTTCAAGCTCATTATCAGCAATCCTCTTAGTGGGATAAGCATGATTTATATCATGGAAGTTGCCTGTTTTTAGCTTAAAGATAACAAAATCCAGAAATCTATCTAAATAATCCTTTTTTTGAATATCATTGTCCCTATCTCTTCCTTTAAGAAGCAATTCCGCAATCTTTTCATTCTTTTCTTCTTTTATCAATGATTCGATTTTAACGAATTGACTCTCTTCAAAATCATTTGAATTCAATATTCTATCGTTATTGTCATTCATATCGATATTATTCATTACAAAATATCAAATAGAAGTCAAATGATTACACAGGTATAATTAAAACTTAATATTTAGACCCATGCGCACTGATTTGTAAAAATCATCCCTTCTGTTGTAAACATACACGTTATTGACCGCTGAAAATAGGGAGTGTTGATAGATTGCGAATGCCCCAACTGAGAATAATACCATTCTGAATCTATTCTCATCTTTATATCCATCGTAGACCAGAAATATCAACGCTGCGTTTGTCAGAAATGAAAAAAGACCTACCCTATATTTATATGTGTAGAAATGACCGAAACCCGGAAGAAATATTGAACCGATCAGGGATACCCATACGTTCTTTTTGGGCCTGCTCAATTCTCTGTTTATCAAAGATTCCAAATGATATAATTCCTCAGCATGTTTGCCATCCGGAAAGGAAGTCTTATATTCTACAATTTTTCTAACAGCTTGCCTAAGTTCACCCATTAGCGCAATGGCGCTGCACAGATTAGCTTTAACGTCCTCCCTATATCTTCCATTATTATAAGCATAAAGATATTCCTGAAAAGATCGGTAGGCGTAAAAGGGAGAACCGCTAATGAGTCTCATGTAGCCAATATTTAAAAGTGCTCTCTCTCCCTCTGGTCTATCCTTGTATGTTGCATAGCACCCTGATAACACCCCTATTGCATTGTTGTAGTTTCCCCCCCTATAATATGCCTCACCCATAATCAATTGGCTCTCAGGGAAAAACTCTCCCTCAGGATAGTGATACTGATATCTCATCATCTCAGTAATGGCGTTATAATATTCACCATTTATATTATGCAATTTTCCAAGATTGATAATTTCCCTCTCGCTTCCATTGACATCATTCTCTAATGATAGGTAATATAAGATTATTATCAATACAAAGGGGAATAATAAAAGAGGTTTTTTATTGCAAAGCATTATTATCAATAATAACAATCTAAAGAAAGCGTGCCTAGCTTTTCAGTAATCCCATCAACCTATTATGAATTTTTCCATTGGTCGCAAGGATTTCCGGATACTCTGGATCAAAAGGGGAGCCATCATATTTTGATACCTTTCCGCCTGCCTCTTCTACAATCAGGCTGCCAGCCGCCATATCCCATGAAAAAAGCCCTGGCTCCC
This genomic stretch from Spirochaetota bacterium harbors:
- a CDS encoding LON peptidase substrate-binding domain-containing protein, coding for MESSDLNILYLFHKVLFPNCSIQIQSYNNKSSNIKVGDRILAFPVRNIIDIIFYKNRIATIAKVSEVKNIDENYTNIQLKGISRVRLKKVHKLKSGYYERIEKGRGNSKSLRILIEDIRKKSQELIFLININESDKLIYLLNFLTDISQLTDFISNYFVLKFPNRFDIYNELDSYKRALKLIPLLTDLINNLKDKEKSIEYEKKPSQ